A stretch of the Massilia sp. W12 genome encodes the following:
- a CDS encoding AAA family ATPase — MYAKSLSISNFKCFSQAQMDCQYPGRPDGAALALPNVNLVLGDNGGGKSSVLRALAIAVLGQFLNQSGFVPWRLVRRTMQVNPIQAELALAVSENQAAGEFISHEIFDFVEGAERLLETRLQRDISNGLDILHSHSRFNPATSEGSYFVIGYGATRRLEIGDYSESQARRTRGVHYGRVASLFEDHLALRPMQAWAPRLRNKAPETFTQVVAKLNQVLPQNVRFAGEFEDEDGPPIFLFNNNPTPLAALSDGYKSFIGWVADLIGQLAEVADGAQLDSVSGIVLLDEIDLHLHPAWQRVVVPNLAQAFPKLQFFFTSHSPLVAATVQHQNIFVTQIGPDGGATLAQLGEHVHGRSVEDLLLSSYFGLDTTRPEAFARESQSLFERAAQGDAQAALDFLQKLTGKAPNP; from the coding sequence ATGTACGCCAAATCTTTATCCATCAGCAATTTCAAATGCTTTTCGCAAGCACAAATGGACTGCCAATATCCGGGAAGGCCGGATGGAGCGGCATTGGCATTGCCGAATGTGAATTTGGTGCTGGGGGATAATGGTGGCGGCAAGTCATCGGTGTTGCGGGCGTTGGCGATTGCGGTGTTGGGGCAATTTCTGAATCAGAGTGGGTTTGTGCCATGGCGCTTGGTGCGGCGCACTATGCAAGTCAATCCAATCCAAGCTGAGTTAGCGCTTGCGGTAAGCGAAAACCAAGCTGCTGGCGAATTCATTTCGCACGAAATATTCGACTTTGTTGAAGGCGCGGAACGATTGTTGGAAACCAGATTACAACGTGATATCAGTAATGGTCTTGACATACTGCATTCACATAGCAGATTCAATCCCGCAACAAGCGAAGGCAGCTATTTTGTCATCGGCTACGGCGCCACGCGGCGCCTGGAAATCGGCGACTACAGCGAAAGCCAGGCGCGCCGCACCCGTGGCGTCCATTATGGGCGCGTCGCCAGCCTGTTTGAAGACCATCTCGCCCTGCGTCCCATGCAAGCCTGGGCGCCACGCCTGCGCAACAAGGCGCCGGAAACCTTCACCCAGGTGGTGGCCAAACTCAATCAAGTGCTGCCACAAAATGTGCGCTTCGCCGGCGAATTTGAAGATGAGGATGGGCCGCCCATCTTTTTGTTTAACAACAATCCCACACCCCTGGCCGCATTGTCCGACGGCTATAAATCATTTATCGGCTGGGTTGCGGATTTAATCGGTCAGTTGGCCGAAGTTGCGGATGGGGCGCAGCTTGACAGCGTGTCCGGCATCGTTTTACTGGATGAAATCGACTTGCATTTGCACCCGGCATGGCAACGTGTGGTTGTGCCGAATCTGGCGCAAGCCTTCCCCAAGCTGCAATTTTTCTTCACCAGCCACAGCCCGCTGGTGGCGGCGACGGTGCAGCATCAAAACATCTTTGTCACGCAAATCGGGCCGGATGGCGGCGCCACGCTTGCCCAACTTGGCGAGCATGTGCATGGACGCAGTGTGGAAGATTTATTGCTGTCCTCGTATTTCGGCCTCGACACCACGCGCCCGGAGGCGTTTGCGCGAGAAAGCCAGAGTTTGTTTGAGCGCGCGGCGCAAGGCGATGCGCAAGCCGCCCTGGATTTTCTGCAAAAACTCACTGGCAAAGCGCCAAATCCTTAA
- a CDS encoding O-acetyl-ADP-ribose deacetylase, which yields MFSVIQSDITKLALDAIVNAANSSLLGGGGVDGAIHRAAGPDLLHACRLLHGCQTGQAKATPGFKLPAKYVIHTVGPVWRGGQNGEAEMLADCYRNSLLLAHSLGCRSIAFPCISTGIYGYPQEAAAQVALASLKNCLTDLSDDWKSIVFCCFSAQDAAIYQTLLNPRA from the coding sequence ATGTTCAGCGTCATCCAAAGCGACATCACCAAGCTCGCGCTTGACGCTATCGTCAACGCCGCCAATTCCAGCCTCCTGGGCGGCGGCGGGGTGGATGGGGCGATACATCGCGCCGCCGGGCCGGATTTGCTGCATGCCTGCCGCTTATTGCATGGCTGTCAAACCGGCCAGGCCAAGGCCACGCCCGGTTTCAAATTGCCGGCCAAATATGTGATTCACACCGTCGGCCCGGTCTGGCGTGGCGGGCAAAACGGCGAAGCGGAAATGCTGGCCGATTGTTACCGCAACAGCCTGCTGCTGGCGCACAGCCTGGGTTGCCGCAGCATCGCTTTTCCCTGCATCAGCACCGGCATTTACGGCTATCCGCAAGAAGCGGCGGCGCAAGTCGCGCTGGCGAGTTTGAAAAACTGTTTGACGGATTTGTCAGATGACTGGAAAAGCATCGTGTTTTGCTGTTTTTCTGCGCAAGATGCTGCGATTTATCAAACATTATTGAACCCGCGCGCCTGA
- a CDS encoding PEP-CTERM sorting domain-containing protein, which yields MKYALPLMLALCAGAAHASTDGLVYGGLSNLHFEVIDLTPDDGVAASLSTASNSAMFIYSAISSDQVTYEYIQSNWRSWNAQPISHNYGSALGRVSTYADDQNFTFSAMNTGAYLSYAVSQAQYYGTLSANTAVRLTGMLYLDGNAGNVFSNYNSFYMYASSGQYERMFQDANGTYQSQTVDILVSNNSANSMNFMFSYYGNASVQVAPAVPEADTWAMLGAGLLGLGALARRRKQAA from the coding sequence ATGAAATACGCACTCCCTCTTATGCTGGCGCTGTGCGCCGGCGCCGCACACGCAAGCACCGATGGCCTGGTTTACGGCGGCCTGAGCAATCTGCATTTTGAAGTGATTGACTTGACTCCTGACGACGGCGTCGCCGCTTCGCTCAGCACCGCATCAAACAGCGCGATGTTTATCTACTCCGCCATCAGCAGCGACCAGGTGACTTATGAGTACATTCAAAGCAACTGGCGTTCCTGGAATGCTCAGCCGATTTCGCACAATTATGGCAGTGCTCTCGGCCGCGTAAGCACCTATGCCGATGACCAGAACTTCACCTTCTCCGCCATGAATACCGGCGCGTATTTATCCTATGCCGTGAGCCAAGCCCAGTATTACGGCACGCTGTCGGCAAATACTGCAGTGCGTCTGACCGGCATGCTCTATTTAGATGGCAATGCCGGCAATGTTTTCTCCAATTACAATTCTTTTTACATGTATGCGAGCAGTGGCCAGTATGAACGGATGTTCCAGGACGCGAACGGGACTTATCAATCGCAAACAGTGGACATACTCGTGAGCAATAATTCGGCCAACTCCATGAATTTCATGTTCTCCTACTATGGCAATGCCAGTGTACAAGTTGCTCCGGCAGTACCCGAAGCCGACACCTGGGCCATGCTGGGCGCTGGCCTGCTGGGCTTGGGCGCGCTTGCACGGCGTCGCAAGCAGGCTGCATAA
- a CDS encoding Lrp/AsnC family transcriptional regulator has product MNENIKTTEDGMELDELDRRILRELQQNAAQTNLELAQKVHASPPTCLRRVKRLTESGVIARQVALLAPGLAARGLCAIVEISLDHQGAEYLDKFEEVAAAAPEVMQCYRVSPGPDFVLVLQVADMPAYHALAHRLFATHANVRNVKTYFSVNRAKFETALPL; this is encoded by the coding sequence ATGAATGAAAATATCAAAACCACCGAAGATGGCATGGAATTGGATGAGCTGGATCGCCGCATTTTGCGTGAATTACAACAGAATGCGGCGCAAACCAATCTGGAATTGGCGCAAAAAGTGCACGCCTCGCCGCCCACCTGTTTGCGTCGGGTCAAGCGTTTGACAGAGAGCGGGGTGATTGCGCGCCAGGTTGCCTTGCTGGCGCCCGGCTTGGCGGCGCGCGGTCTGTGTGCGATTGTCGAAATCTCGCTCGACCACCAGGGCGCGGAATATCTGGATAAATTTGAGGAAGTGGCGGCGGCGGCGCCGGAGGTGATGCAGTGTTACCGCGTTTCGCCCGGGCCGGATTTTGTGCTTGTGTTGCAAGTGGCGGATATGCCGGCCTACCACGCGCTGGCGCACCGCCTGTTCGCCACGCACGCCAATGTGCGCAATGTGAAAACCTATTTTTCGGTCAATCGCGCCAAATTTGAAACTGCGCTGCCCTTGTGA
- the glmS gene encoding glutamine--fructose-6-phosphate transaminase (isomerizing), with the protein MCGIVGAVAQRNITPILLEGLKRLEYRGYDSCGVALHMNGRLHRSRSTSRVADLQAQAGELDGFTGIAHTRWATHGAPASHNAHPHFSPNENTPDSARIALVHNGIIENHEQLRDELKGLGYVFQSQTDSEVIAHLVEHYYQGDLFEAVQQAVKRLHGAFAIAVFCRDEPHRVIGARQGSPLIVGVGQGENFLASDAMALAGITDQIIYLEEGDVVDLQLQKCWIVDHAGRRVEREVKTVHAHTGAAELGPYRHFMQKEIFEQPRAIGDTLEGVVGLTPELFGDKAEACFKEIDSLLILACGTSYYAGLTAKYWIESIAKIPVAVEIASEYRYRDSVPNPRSLVVTISQSGETADTLAALRHARGQGMPHTLTICNVSTSAMVRECVHAYITRAGVEVGVASTKAFTTQLAALFLLALSLAKVRGRLSAEEEAEHMRAMRHLPLAISAVLALEPQIIAWAEEFARKENALFLGRGLHYPIALEGALKLKEISYIHAEAYPAGELKHGPLALVTEEMPVVTIAPNDQLLEKLKSNMQEVRARGGQLYVFADVDSHISSGEGLHVIRMPEHYGALSPILHTVSLQLLAYHTALARGTDVDKPRNLAKSVTVE; encoded by the coding sequence ATGTGCGGCATCGTCGGCGCGGTAGCGCAAAGAAACATCACCCCGATTTTGTTGGAAGGCTTAAAGCGCCTGGAATATCGCGGTTACGATTCCTGTGGCGTGGCGCTGCACATGAATGGCCGCCTGCACCGCTCGCGCTCGACCTCGCGCGTAGCCGATTTGCAAGCCCAGGCCGGCGAATTGGATGGCTTCACCGGCATTGCGCACACCCGCTGGGCCACGCATGGCGCGCCGGCCTCGCACAATGCGCACCCGCATTTCTCGCCGAACGAAAACACCCCGGACAGCGCGCGCATTGCCCTGGTGCACAACGGCATTATTGAAAACCACGAACAATTGCGCGACGAATTAAAAGGCTTAGGCTATGTGTTCCAAAGCCAAACTGACTCCGAAGTGATTGCGCATCTGGTGGAACATTATTACCAGGGCGATTTGTTTGAAGCGGTGCAGCAGGCGGTGAAACGTCTGCATGGCGCGTTTGCGATTGCCGTGTTTTGCCGCGACGAACCGCACCGCGTGATCGGCGCGCGCCAAGGCTCGCCGCTGATCGTCGGCGTTGGCCAGGGTGAAAACTTCCTCGCTTCCGATGCCATGGCCTTAGCCGGCATCACCGACCAGATTATTTATCTGGAAGAGGGCGATGTGGTCGATTTGCAATTGCAAAAATGCTGGATCGTCGATCACGCCGGCCGCCGCGTTGAGCGCGAAGTGAAAACCGTGCATGCGCACACCGGCGCCGCCGAACTCGGCCCGTATCGTCACTTCATGCAAAAAGAAATCTTCGAGCAACCGCGCGCCATCGGCGACACGCTGGAAGGCGTGGTGGGGCTGACTCCGGAATTATTCGGCGACAAGGCCGAAGCCTGTTTCAAAGAAATTGATTCGCTCTTGATTTTGGCCTGCGGCACCAGCTATTACGCCGGGCTGACCGCCAAATACTGGATTGAATCCATCGCCAAAATCCCGGTGGCGGTGGAAATCGCCAGCGAATACCGCTACCGCGACAGCGTGCCGAACCCGCGCAGCCTGGTGGTGACCATTTCGCAAAGCGGCGAAACCGCCGACACCTTAGCCGCCTTGCGCCATGCGCGTGGGCAAGGCATGCCGCACACCCTGACCATTTGCAATGTCTCCACCAGCGCCATGGTGCGCGAATGCGTGCACGCCTACATCACGCGCGCCGGCGTGGAAGTCGGCGTGGCCTCGACCAAGGCCTTCACTACCCAATTAGCCGCGCTGTTCCTGCTGGCCCTGTCCCTGGCCAAGGTGCGTGGTCGCCTGAGCGCGGAGGAAGAGGCCGAACATATGCGCGCCATGCGCCACCTGCCGCTGGCGATTTCCGCCGTGCTGGCCTTGGAGCCGCAAATCATCGCCTGGGCCGAAGAATTTGCGCGCAAAGAAAACGCGCTGTTCCTGGGCCGTGGCCTGCACTACCCGATCGCGCTGGAAGGCGCGCTCAAGCTGAAGGAAATCTCCTACATCCACGCCGAAGCCTACCCGGCCGGCGAACTGAAACACGGCCCGCTGGCCCTGGTGACGGAAGAAATGCCGGTGGTGACGATTGCGCCGAACGACCAATTGCTGGAAAAACTGAAATCGAATATGCAAGAAGTGCGCGCGCGCGGCGGCCAGTTGTATGTGTTCGCCGACGTCGATTCCCACATCAGCTCCGGCGAAGGCCTGCATGTGATCCGCATGCCGGAACACTATGGCGCACTATCGCCGATTTTGCATACCGTTTCGCTGCAATTGCTGGCATATCACACCGCCCTGGCGCGCGGGACGGATGTGGATAAGCCGAGGAATTTGGCGAAGTCGGTGACGGTGGAGTGA
- a CDS encoding MlaD family protein translates to MENKSHALITGLFTLILLAAAVAGGVWFNRDRSERIPYLLASNQALSGLNPQAPVRYRGLMVGRVKQIRFDPDKAGQLLIEIGVNPDTPITASTFATLGYQGVTGLAFIQLDDDGSKPQRLSSSVAQMTRLPLRPGTFQMLELHAKQILLQSEELVRRSNMLLAQENQQKIIGTIEKFGRVAERLEAVPGQLQPTLERLPPLADSARASLQSVQALAQDARALTQNLNRVAAQAQGENGLMQQAGQGLQQIKSIGAELETETLPRLHAVGDESRHTLRQLNKSVQQFNERPQSLLFGPAPIPPGPGEAGFIPPKP, encoded by the coding sequence ATGGAAAACAAATCTCATGCGCTGATCACGGGTTTATTCACCCTGATCCTGCTCGCTGCCGCTGTGGCGGGCGGGGTTTGGTTTAATCGCGACCGCAGCGAGCGCATTCCTTATCTGCTGGCCTCGAACCAGGCGCTGTCGGGCTTGAATCCGCAAGCGCCGGTGCGTTATCGCGGTTTGATGGTGGGACGGGTGAAACAGATCCGCTTTGATCCCGACAAAGCCGGCCAGCTCTTGATTGAAATCGGTGTCAATCCTGACACCCCGATCACCGCTTCCACCTTCGCCACCCTGGGCTATCAGGGCGTGACCGGGCTGGCTTTTATCCAGCTCGATGACGATGGCAGCAAGCCGCAGCGTTTAAGCAGCAGCGTCGCACAGATGACGCGCCTGCCGCTGCGCCCCGGCACGTTCCAGATGCTGGAGCTGCATGCAAAACAGATTTTGTTGCAAAGCGAAGAATTGGTGCGCCGCTCAAATATGCTGCTGGCGCAGGAAAATCAGCAAAAAATCATCGGCACAATCGAGAAATTCGGCCGCGTCGCCGAGCGCCTGGAAGCAGTGCCGGGCCAATTGCAACCTACCCTGGAGCGCCTGCCGCCGCTGGCCGATAGCGCGCGCGCCAGCTTGCAATCGGTGCAGGCGCTGGCGCAGGATGCGCGCGCGCTGACGCAAAATCTCAACCGCGTGGCCGCCCAGGCCCAGGGTGAAAATGGTTTGATGCAACAGGCCGGCCAGGGCTTACAGCAAATCAAAAGCATCGGCGCCGAGCTGGAAACGGAAACCCTGCCGCGTCTGCATGCGGTAGGCGATGAGTCGCGCCACACGCTGCGCCAACTCAATAAGAGCGTGCAACAATTCAATGAGCGCCCGCAAAGCCTGCTGTTCGGCCCGGCGCCAATTCCGCCCGGCCCTGGCGAAGCCGGCTTCATTCCGCCCAAACCATGA
- a CDS encoding ABC-type transport auxiliary lipoprotein family protein, translated as MILSHFFTRFALCCCVLLTACAAPRPQPAAYDFGALPATAPLTLPGVWKIAEVSAPPALDTPYLFYRLSYAERLQAKPYAESRWSMTPAQLLSQRVRAQLAAAGVKIATEGVQTDLSLRLELEEFVQDFSSPQASTARLRWRASIVQGRQLLAQRVFSHEVAAGAQAQDGARALAQTADLAIAALQSWLQQHAPAQR; from the coding sequence ATGATTCTTTCCCACTTTTTTACCCGCTTCGCGCTGTGCTGCTGTGTCTTGCTGACAGCCTGCGCCGCACCGCGCCCGCAGCCTGCGGCCTATGATTTCGGCGCGCTGCCGGCCACTGCGCCGCTGACTTTGCCCGGAGTCTGGAAAATCGCTGAGGTCAGCGCCCCGCCCGCCCTCGATACGCCATATCTGTTTTACCGCCTGTCCTACGCCGAGCGCTTGCAGGCCAAACCGTATGCGGAAAGCCGCTGGAGTATGACGCCGGCGCAATTATTGAGCCAGCGCGTGCGCGCGCAATTGGCCGCCGCCGGGGTGAAAATCGCCACTGAAGGGGTGCAAACTGATTTGAGCCTGCGCCTGGAGCTGGAAGAATTTGTGCAAGACTTCAGCAGCCCGCAAGCCAGCACCGCCCGCCTGCGCTGGCGCGCCAGCATTGTGCAAGGGCGGCAGCTGCTGGCGCAACGCGTGTTCAGTCACGAAGTCGCCGCCGGCGCGCAAGCGCAGGATGGCGCGCGCGCCCTGGCGCAGACGGCGGATCTGGCGATTGCCGCGCTGCAAAGCTGGTTGCAACAACACGCCCCGGCGCAGAGGTAA
- a CDS encoding VanZ family protein, with product MQAVQRHRPPPQASPMARIYLLLYLALIVYASLYPWSAWREPNAPLLSWLVWRMPRYWTWFDLLANIIAYMPLGTLGVFALYPRVQRWPALLLALALGALLSGGIESAQSWLPTRVPSILDWWANLAGSLLGAALGWWQTRAFLDHGYLHLMRKRWFIPSASRGLLAAGLWPLAQLQPQAYLFGHGQFMPVLSDLLSDLLDMPIDLLSFTPYGGQFDIAQYWLAETVMCACGLAGAVLSMSWLMRPAAPRWRLLALLLAACLGVKTFSSALVFTPEHALLWLTPGAQGGLLLGGLMLAGLLQTPPGVQRRLAALCLLLALATANLTPLNPYFSASLQTWAKGQFINFNGAAQILALSWPLLAVWCVWHPSHDAPPAPSTAPQDGAH from the coding sequence ATGCAGGCAGTGCAGCGCCACCGTCCGCCGCCGCAGGCTTCGCCGATGGCGCGCATCTATCTCTTGCTGTATCTGGCCTTGATTGTGTACGCCAGCCTGTATCCCTGGAGCGCCTGGCGCGAGCCGAATGCGCCCTTGCTGTCCTGGCTGGTGTGGCGCATGCCGCGCTATTGGACCTGGTTTGATTTGCTGGCGAATATCATCGCGTATATGCCCCTGGGCACACTCGGCGTGTTTGCGCTGTATCCGCGAGTGCAGCGCTGGCCCGCCCTGCTCCTGGCGCTGGCCCTCGGCGCGCTCTTGTCGGGCGGGATTGAAAGCGCGCAATCCTGGCTGCCGACGCGCGTACCCTCGATTTTGGATTGGTGGGCGAATCTGGCCGGCAGCCTGCTCGGGGCCGCGCTGGGCTGGTGGCAAACCCGCGCTTTTCTCGACCACGGCTACTTGCATCTGATGCGCAAACGCTGGTTTATTCCCAGCGCCAGCCGGGGTTTGCTGGCCGCCGGCTTGTGGCCGCTGGCGCAGTTGCAGCCGCAAGCCTATCTGTTCGGCCACGGCCAATTCATGCCGGTGCTGTCTGATTTGCTGTCCGATCTGCTGGATATGCCGATTGATTTGCTGTCTTTCACGCCGTATGGCGGCCAATTTGACATCGCGCAATATTGGCTGGCGGAAACTGTCATGTGCGCCTGCGGCCTGGCCGGCGCGGTGCTGAGCATGAGCTGGCTGATGCGCCCGGCAGCGCCGCGCTGGCGTTTGCTGGCGCTGTTGCTGGCGGCCTGCCTGGGTGTGAAAACCTTTTCCAGCGCGCTGGTGTTCACGCCGGAACACGCGCTGCTGTGGCTGACGCCGGGGGCGCAAGGCGGCTTATTGCTGGGCGGTTTGATGCTGGCCGGTCTCTTACAGACGCCGCCCGGGGTGCAACGCCGTTTGGCCGCGCTGTGTCTGTTATTGGCGCTGGCGACGGCCAATCTGACCCCGCTCAACCCCTATTTCAGCGCCAGCTTGCAAACCTGGGCCAAGGGCCAGTTCATTAATTTCAATGGCGCAGCGCAAATTCTGGCGCTGAGCTGGCCGCTGCTGGCGGTATGGTGTGTCTGGCATCCCTCGCACGATGCGCCGCCGGCGCCATCCACTGCGCCGCAGGATGGCGCGCACTGA
- a CDS encoding NAD(P)H-dependent oxidoreductase subunit E — translation MSDTSYYQKHVFFCMNKREDGRECCMDKGAQAAQQHAKKRIKEMNLNGEGKIRINQAGCLDRCELGPVLVVYPEATWYTYVDNSDIDEIIDSHLVGGQVVERLKV, via the coding sequence ATGAGCGACACTTCTTATTATCAAAAGCATGTATTTTTTTGCATGAACAAGCGCGAAGACGGGCGCGAATGCTGCATGGACAAGGGGGCGCAAGCAGCGCAGCAACATGCCAAAAAGCGCATCAAGGAAATGAATTTGAATGGCGAGGGCAAGATCCGCATCAATCAAGCCGGCTGCCTCGACCGTTGCGAACTCGGCCCGGTGCTGGTGGTGTATCCGGAAGCCACCTGGTACACCTATGTGGACAATAGCGATATTGATGAAATCATCGACAGCCATCTGGTCGGCGGCCAGGTGGTGGAGCGCTTGAAAGTGTAA
- a CDS encoding alpha/beta hydrolase, whose amino-acid sequence MSTQKFMLAGGAGQLECALNLPKNPPRGIALIAHPHPLYGGTMDNKVIYTLSRTFLALDYIAVRMNFRGVGASEGEHDHARGETDDMYTLMLHMREQYPDLPLALAGFSFGTVVQAELHKRLLAEGRAVQRMVFVGTAAIKWHIPEVPQNTIVIHGEHDETIPLTDVFDWARPQELPVWVIPGADHFFHRKLQFIRSLVTQMWDGPIL is encoded by the coding sequence ATGAGCACGCAAAAATTCATGCTGGCAGGCGGCGCGGGGCAACTCGAATGCGCGCTGAATCTGCCTAAAAACCCGCCGCGCGGCATCGCCCTGATCGCGCACCCGCATCCGCTGTACGGCGGCACCATGGATAACAAGGTGATTTACACCTTATCGCGCACTTTTCTGGCGCTGGATTATATTGCGGTGCGCATGAATTTCCGTGGCGTCGGCGCTTCTGAAGGCGAGCATGACCATGCGCGCGGCGAGACCGACGATATGTACACGCTGATGCTGCATATGCGCGAACAATACCCGGATTTGCCGCTGGCGCTGGCCGGATTTTCGTTTGGCACGGTGGTGCAGGCGGAACTCCATAAGCGTCTGCTGGCCGAAGGCCGTGCGGTGCAGCGCATGGTGTTTGTCGGCACGGCGGCGATCAAATGGCACATCCCCGAAGTGCCGCAAAACACCATCGTGATCCACGGCGAGCACGATGAAACAATTCCGCTGACCGATGTGTTTGACTGGGCCAGGCCGCAAGAGCTGCCGGTCTGGGTGATTCCCGGCGCGGATCATTTTTTCCACCGCAAATTGCAATTTATTCGCAGTCTGGTTACGCAAATGTGGGACGGTCCCATTCTTTAA
- a CDS encoding D-alanyl-D-alanine carboxypeptidase family protein yields the protein MKRFFAILISVFTLGAQAQSLPPPTLAAKSWILYDASSQQVIASQEAEMRIEPASLTKIMTAYLTFSALKDKKLDLHQKVNVSLNAWRVDPSSSKMFIDPKVPVSINDLLHGLMIQSGNDAAVALAEAVAGDEASFVVLMNKEAERMGLKATHFANPHGLPHRDNYSTASDLARLAYRVIHDYPDFYKIDSIKSFTYNKITQPNRNRLLWLDPSVDGMKTGHTEAAGYCMIASAKRKSGENERRLISVVLGTSSDAVRTQESQKLLNWGFQNFETLRLYSKGQSVQEPDIWKGEKNKIKIGFANDVMVTVPKGMNKMTPVLERKDPLVAPIANGAKVGVMKMMVDGKPMMELPVVALEGVNQAGIMGRAWDSMRLWFK from the coding sequence ATGAAACGTTTTTTTGCAATACTCATCAGCGTGTTTACGCTGGGTGCGCAGGCGCAAAGCCTGCCGCCGCCGACCCTGGCAGCCAAATCCTGGATTTTGTATGACGCCAGCAGCCAGCAGGTGATCGCCAGCCAGGAAGCGGAAATGCGGATTGAACCGGCGTCACTGACCAAGATCATGACCGCCTATCTGACATTTTCCGCTTTGAAAGACAAAAAGCTGGATTTGCATCAAAAGGTGAATGTCTCGCTGAACGCCTGGCGCGTTGACCCCAGCAGCTCGAAGATGTTTATCGACCCCAAGGTGCCGGTGTCAATCAATGATTTGCTGCACGGTCTGATGATTCAATCAGGCAATGACGCCGCAGTCGCGCTGGCGGAAGCGGTGGCCGGCGATGAAGCCAGTTTTGTGGTGTTGATGAATAAGGAAGCTGAGCGCATGGGTTTGAAGGCGACCCATTTCGCCAATCCGCACGGCTTGCCGCACCGCGATAATTATTCCACCGCCAGCGATCTGGCGCGTCTGGCGTATCGTGTGATTCATGATTATCCCGATTTCTACAAAATCGACTCGATCAAGAGCTTCACCTATAACAAAATCACCCAACCCAACCGCAACCGCCTGTTGTGGCTGGACCCCAGCGTGGACGGCATGAAAACCGGCCATACCGAAGCGGCAGGTTATTGCATGATCGCCTCGGCCAAACGCAAGAGCGGCGAAAACGAGCGGCGTTTGATTTCGGTGGTGCTGGGCACAAGCTCGGATGCGGTGCGCACCCAGGAGAGCCAAAAACTGTTGAACTGGGGCTTCCAGAATTTTGAAACCCTGCGCCTGTACAGCAAGGGTCAATCGGTGCAGGAACCGGACATCTGGAAAGGGGAAAAGAACAAAATCAAAATCGGCTTCGCCAACGATGTCATGGTGACGGTGCCCAAGGGCATGAATAAAATGACCCCGGTACTGGAACGCAAAGACCCGCTGGTGGCGCCAATCGCCAACGGCGCCAAAGTCGGCGTCATGAAGATGATGGTGGACGGCAAGCCCATGATGGAATTGCCGGTGGTGGCGCTGGAAGGCGTCAACCAGGCCGGCATCATGGGCCGGGCCTGGGATTCGATGCGTTTGTGGTTTAAATAA
- a CDS encoding DUF2807 domain-containing protein — protein sequence MKKIFATAVSVSLCCTGLTAQAQEVSEKRQVEAKVRQVEVDGVIALTLKQGATPGLTLYADQKYMADFVVQQDGDSLKIKNRSTVHIGKGPEMRAELVLPHLDVLKNRGIGSTNASGFSGEKIKLDVSGAGNVSFNGAYKHVKLMLSGVSKVNLDVKEAEHTEVKMSGAGSTDMKGKSRDLEVELSGVGALDAQQLEAQNLKLKLSGTSKASVTAKQSASVAVSGVGSAVIYGEPATRSSAVSGAGKLSWK from the coding sequence ATGAAAAAGATTTTCGCCACGGCTGTCAGTGTTTCCCTGTGCTGCACCGGATTGACGGCGCAGGCGCAGGAGGTCAGTGAAAAGCGTCAGGTCGAGGCCAAAGTGCGGCAAGTTGAGGTGGATGGCGTGATCGCTTTGACCTTGAAACAGGGCGCCACACCCGGTTTGACGCTGTATGCAGATCAGAAATACATGGCGGATTTTGTGGTGCAGCAGGATGGCGATTCATTGAAAATCAAAAACCGCAGCACCGTGCATATCGGCAAGGGCCCTGAGATGCGCGCCGAATTGGTCTTACCGCATTTGGACGTTTTGAAAAACCGGGGCATAGGCTCAACCAATGCGAGCGGTTTCAGCGGCGAGAAAATCAAGCTTGATGTCAGCGGGGCCGGCAATGTGAGTTTCAATGGCGCGTACAAGCATGTCAAACTGATGCTGTCCGGGGTCAGCAAAGTCAATCTGGATGTGAAAGAGGCGGAGCACACCGAAGTCAAAATGAGCGGCGCCGGTTCCACCGACATGAAGGGCAAGAGCCGCGATCTGGAAGTGGAATTAAGCGGCGTCGGCGCACTGGATGCGCAGCAGCTTGAGGCGCAAAACCTGAAGCTGAAATTATCCGGAACCAGCAAAGCCAGCGTAACCGCCAAACAAAGCGCCAGCGTGGCGGTTTCCGGGGTTGGCTCCGCCGTGATTTATGGCGAACCGGCCACCCGTTCCAGCGCGGTGAGCGGCGCGGGTAAGCTCAGTTGGAAGTGA